A single window of bacterium DNA harbors:
- a CDS encoding aspartate aminotransferase family protein, whose amino-acid sequence MGSLEERPVGQPVDLDELRSRLSIELGNEGVEAERVIDELVAATEGAHLGSAGGRFFAWVVGGALPAALAADWLAAAWDQNAALYASGPAAAVVEEVAGSWLKALFGLPPEASFAFTTGCQMAHFTGLAAARHAVLRRVGWDVNELGLFGAPPIRVLTSSERHPSVDRTLRYLGLGNKDIVPLRTNDEGCVAAAALEEELVPTGIPTIVVLDAADLNIAAFDPFAELIPIARKAGAWVHVDGAFGLFARASEAKARHLRGVEMADSWAVDAHKWLNVPYDCGIAFVRDSDAHRAAMSVEASYLVATKTARDQMDWNPEWSRRARGFAVYAALRELGRDGLQALVDRTCEQARALVDGMGALEGAEVLWRPRLNQGLIRFLDPRPGAKPSDHDARTDAVIEAINVTGEAFVGGTTWRGMRAMRISVVNWQTTDRDVERSIAAVARVLGSSASRLR is encoded by the coding sequence ATGGGCAGCTTGGAGGAGCGACCGGTCGGCCAGCCGGTTGATCTGGACGAGCTTCGCTCCCGATTGAGCATCGAGCTCGGCAATGAGGGGGTCGAAGCCGAGCGGGTGATCGACGAGCTTGTCGCGGCGACCGAGGGCGCGCACCTGGGCTCCGCCGGAGGACGCTTCTTTGCCTGGGTGGTCGGTGGCGCCCTGCCGGCGGCACTTGCCGCCGACTGGCTGGCCGCTGCCTGGGATCAGAACGCTGCACTGTATGCCTCGGGCCCGGCAGCCGCCGTTGTCGAGGAGGTAGCAGGGTCCTGGCTCAAGGCCCTGTTCGGCCTGCCCCCTGAGGCTTCGTTCGCGTTCACGACCGGGTGTCAGATGGCCCACTTCACGGGCTTGGCGGCCGCTCGGCACGCGGTCTTGCGGCGGGTCGGATGGGACGTCAACGAGCTCGGTCTTTTCGGCGCGCCGCCCATCCGGGTATTGACGAGCTCGGAGCGCCACCCATCGGTCGACCGCACTTTGCGCTATCTGGGTCTTGGCAACAAGGACATTGTTCCCTTGCGAACGAACGACGAGGGCTGCGTAGCCGCGGCGGCTCTCGAAGAAGAGCTCGTGCCGACGGGCATTCCGACAATTGTCGTGTTGGATGCCGCGGATCTGAACATCGCGGCGTTCGATCCCTTTGCGGAGTTGATTCCCATTGCCAGAAAAGCCGGAGCGTGGGTGCATGTCGACGGCGCCTTTGGCTTGTTTGCCCGAGCGAGCGAAGCCAAGGCAAGGCATCTGAGAGGGGTGGAGATGGCGGACAGCTGGGCGGTGGACGCTCACAAGTGGCTGAACGTTCCGTACGATTGCGGCATCGCCTTTGTGCGCGATAGCGATGCGCACAGAGCGGCGATGAGCGTCGAGGCTTCCTACCTGGTAGCGACCAAGACGGCCCGCGACCAGATGGACTGGAATCCGGAGTGGTCTCGCCGGGCTCGCGGCTTCGCGGTTTACGCCGCTCTGCGCGAGCTGGGTCGAGACGGACTGCAGGCGCTGGTCGACCGGACCTGCGAGCAAGCTCGGGCCCTGGTCGACGGCATGGGCGCCCTCGAGGGAGCCGAGGTGCTCTGGCGGCCGCGGCTGAATCAGGGACTGATTCGCTTTCTCGACCCGCGGCCAGGCGCCAAGCCTTCCGATCACGACGCCCGGACGGATGCGGTCATCGAGGCGATCAACGTGACGGGTGAGGCCTTTGTCGGCGGCACGACCTGGCGTGGAATGCGGGCGATGCGGATCAGCGTCGTCAACTGGCAGACGACTGACCGCGATGTCGAGCGGTCGATTGCCGCCGTGGCAAGGGTCTTGGGGAGTTCGGCCTCACGGTTGCGCTAG
- a CDS encoding class I SAM-dependent methyltransferase, whose amino-acid sequence MQNNGRGPVLSSTFDLEDPTFVATFDELTLWSARFGVLLLDNLRLRPGVVVLDLGTAAGFPALELAQLLGPRSRVVGVDIWKEALTRAEMKREHWGISNVEFHAADAVSLPFADAEFDLVVSNLGINNFEDPEAVASECNRVLKRHGTAAFTTNLSGHMREFYAVFREVLREFGRPEYLERLAENEAHRGTRASVRALLENGGFVVSRMVEDSFNLRYADGRALLEHRLSRVGFLDGWRACVDKKDEPEAFVRLERKLDQIAAQEGEIRTKVPMLFVEAMKNEGPLAQP is encoded by the coding sequence ATGCAGAACAACGGAAGAGGACCGGTTCTCAGCAGCACGTTCGACCTCGAGGATCCCACCTTCGTCGCGACGTTCGACGAGCTGACCCTATGGTCCGCACGGTTCGGCGTGCTCCTCCTCGACAACCTGAGGCTCCGGCCCGGGGTCGTCGTGCTCGACCTGGGCACCGCCGCCGGGTTCCCCGCGCTGGAGCTGGCCCAGCTGCTCGGGCCGCGCTCGAGAGTGGTGGGCGTCGACATCTGGAAGGAAGCCTTGACCCGCGCCGAGATGAAGCGCGAGCACTGGGGGATTTCCAACGTGGAGTTCCATGCGGCGGACGCGGTCTCCCTGCCCTTCGCCGACGCAGAGTTCGACCTGGTCGTATCGAACCTCGGAATCAACAACTTTGAAGATCCGGAAGCCGTGGCCTCCGAGTGCAACCGGGTGCTCAAGAGGCACGGAACGGCTGCCTTCACGACCAATCTCAGTGGGCACATGCGGGAGTTCTATGCCGTCTTTCGCGAGGTCTTGAGAGAGTTCGGCCGGCCGGAGTACCTCGAGCGGCTCGCCGAGAACGAGGCGCACCGGGGGACCCGGGCATCCGTTCGGGCGCTTCTGGAGAATGGCGGCTTCGTCGTCAGCCGAATGGTCGAGGACTCATTTAACCTGCGCTATGCGGACGGCCGCGCTCTTCTCGAGCATCGTCTCTCGCGAGTCGGCTTTCTCGACGGTTGGCGCGCCTGCGTCGACAAGAAGGACGAGCCCGAGGCCTTTGTGCGACTCGAGAGGAAGCTCGACCAGATCGCGGCCCAGGAGGGCGAGATCCGGACCAAGGTTCCGATGCTCTTCGTCGAGGCCATGAAGAACGAGGGGCCGCTAGCGCAACCGTGA
- a CDS encoding isoprenylcysteine carboxylmethyltransferase family protein, producing MTRKSNYLKPAVWGFYIVVVLEFLFMISPFALHFYSAYGPALNVLHASPATSWLTGFFLPHFSTTASPVLNQLREVGLFVAAIGLALFLIGAVQVYGSKLLRRGAVTGGLYRWVRHPQYLALAVLGLGVVLVWPRFLVLLSYLAMLFLYYLLARWEEERCLARCGDSYRDYLRRTGRILPRLPGRAPAVPQPLEARRLVVWLAITLLAGLGLAQALRIYSLGQVSSLYTETTAVLSPAVLPAEELEAAYQVALTNAELTERLAAAGLDARFVAYVVPIDWFLPDLPLHTEQEIREVGGGHRTGAFERGRYKILFTRARLHSGATGRAIVTGAYGRDPVLIVRVDTESKSVLGTSEPPDHVIWGDIPTPMI from the coding sequence ATGACCCGGAAGAGCAACTACCTCAAACCCGCCGTTTGGGGCTTCTACATCGTCGTGGTGCTCGAGTTCCTGTTCATGATCAGCCCGTTCGCTCTGCATTTCTATTCGGCTTACGGCCCGGCGCTCAACGTGCTGCATGCCTCGCCCGCGACATCCTGGCTGACCGGGTTCTTTCTGCCTCACTTCTCGACCACCGCCAGCCCGGTGCTCAACCAGCTCCGAGAAGTCGGTCTGTTTGTGGCCGCGATCGGATTGGCGCTCTTCTTGATCGGAGCCGTACAGGTATACGGGAGCAAGCTCTTGCGTCGGGGGGCGGTGACCGGAGGCCTCTATCGATGGGTTCGGCATCCGCAGTATCTGGCGCTGGCGGTTCTGGGCTTGGGCGTGGTTCTGGTTTGGCCCCGGTTCCTGGTTCTGCTGAGCTATCTCGCCATGCTGTTTCTCTATTACTTGCTGGCGCGCTGGGAGGAGGAGAGATGCCTGGCGAGGTGCGGCGACAGCTACCGCGACTATCTCCGGCGGACCGGCCGGATTCTGCCGAGGCTCCCTGGGCGTGCCCCGGCCGTACCGCAGCCGCTCGAGGCCCGGCGCCTCGTGGTCTGGCTGGCCATCACCCTGCTGGCCGGCCTCGGACTGGCGCAGGCGCTGAGGATCTACTCGCTCGGTCAGGTGAGCTCTCTCTACACAGAGACCACGGCGGTGCTCTCTCCCGCGGTGCTCCCCGCCGAGGAGCTCGAAGCGGCCTACCAGGTCGCTTTGACCAACGCCGAGCTGACCGAGAGGCTCGCGGCCGCCGGGCTCGACGCTCGCTTCGTGGCCTACGTCGTTCCCATCGACTGGTTTCTCCCGGATCTACCGCTTCATACGGAACAGGAGATCCGAGAAGTCGGAGGCGGTCACCGAACCGGCGCCTTCGAGCGCGGTCGATACAAGATCCTGTTCACCCGGGCTCGACTCCATTCCGGGGCGACCGGGAGGGCCATCGTCACCGGCGCCTACGGCAGGGATCCGGTGCTGATCGTTCGGGTCGACACCGAGTCGAAGTCCGTGCTCGGTACCTCAGAGCCGCCCGATCACGTGATCTGGGGAGACATTCCCACTCCGATGATCTAG
- a CDS encoding MarR family transcriptional regulator, which produces MAARENRQARSEAHEVVDAFTYEVALLFFRMKLAATQFLGQGKHSSGRRSLLKSLGRDGPQTVPAMARVRAVSRQHIQKLVNELREDGLVTAKTNPAHKRSKLIVLTPAGESFLDEMNAREAELLEQLAEGKSLAEFRRATRLVQEVRARLESREWQESAARERIGALGEANVRKRMSSL; this is translated from the coding sequence ATGGCCGCTCGAGAAAACCGCCAAGCGCGCAGCGAAGCCCACGAGGTCGTGGACGCCTTCACCTACGAGGTCGCGTTGCTGTTCTTTCGCATGAAGCTCGCGGCGACCCAGTTTCTCGGCCAGGGCAAGCACTCCTCGGGGAGGCGCAGCCTACTGAAGAGCCTGGGGAGGGACGGGCCGCAGACCGTGCCCGCGATGGCGCGAGTCCGAGCGGTCAGCCGGCAGCACATTCAGAAGCTGGTCAACGAGCTGCGAGAGGATGGACTGGTGACCGCCAAGACCAACCCCGCGCACAAGCGCTCGAAGCTGATCGTCCTGACCCCTGCCGGAGAGTCCTTTCTCGACGAGATGAACGCTCGTGAGGCGGAGCTCCTCGAGCAGCTGGCCGAGGGCAAGTCCCTGGCCGAGTTCCGGCGCGCGACACGACTCGTGCAAGAGGTCCGGGCTCGGCTAGAGAGCCGGGAGTGGCAGGAGAGCGCGGCCCGGGAGAGAATCGGCGCTTTAGGAGAGGCCAATGTCAGAAAACGTATGTCTAGCTTGTGA
- a CDS encoding protein kinase: protein MTGRSLLHYRILEKLGAGGMGDVYLAEDRRLKRRVALKVLPKEFAALPERLNRFRREAEAVAALSHPNIVTIHSVEEAEGVHFLTMELLQGKTLARLIPRGGLPVRRFFEIAVPLVDALVAAHERRIVHRDLKPTNVMVSDRGVVKVLDFGLAILRREPESSDADELPTVTWTEEGRIQGTVPYMSPEQIRGAWVGPESDIFSLGVVLYEMATGRRPFQGETSADVVSAVLRHEPRPVTDLRPELPYHLGRIIGHCLVKDPKHRFRSTQDLRDELEALREEVESGQIRSGALSSAELAASKPKRRRRWLAAALAVVALLAVGSWYLTRESEEPSWPVSYETQELLNQAHHLEQRGDTQENLAAAEERYRRALALEPGRPEIQARLAAVLARLQLKSADAERADEIRRLTDQALEEDSDQGMAYVALGRLSLLEGDAVSADKLARRAIEATPEDYCAYTLLGQSLVLQDRPDEGLRQLREGVIRAGADIRARLALARELMRLGRFHLAAAEYELVRESDPDSQLALNNLAILYARSGRDLDAIPLLKRLLTLGDDDAAAVNLGMIYLRQDRAGEAVEAFLDAYRMNPDKPLIPHSLGEAYEKLEDFETAREWFATAIDSYDRDLAAGGRRSWLGLRAVCAAKLARFDEALQNLREVLELAPNDPDPLFNAAQVHALAGDRERTLDYVQLAFEAGYPRQEFLRDLSFRAFWDDPEFLDLLEAEPGL, encoded by the coding sequence ATGACCGGCCGGTCGCTCTTGCATTACCGAATCCTCGAGAAACTCGGGGCCGGTGGGATGGGCGACGTCTATCTCGCCGAGGACCGGCGTCTCAAGCGCCGGGTGGCTCTCAAGGTGCTGCCGAAGGAGTTTGCGGCCCTTCCGGAACGGCTTAACCGATTCCGGAGGGAGGCCGAAGCGGTGGCAGCGCTGAGCCACCCCAACATCGTGACGATTCACTCGGTGGAAGAGGCGGAGGGTGTCCACTTCCTGACCATGGAGCTGCTGCAGGGCAAGACGCTCGCTCGCCTGATCCCGCGCGGCGGTCTACCGGTCAGGCGCTTCTTCGAGATCGCGGTTCCCCTTGTGGACGCCCTGGTGGCGGCGCACGAGAGGCGGATCGTTCACCGCGACCTCAAGCCGACCAACGTCATGGTGAGCGACAGGGGCGTGGTCAAAGTGCTCGACTTCGGGCTGGCGATCCTGAGGAGAGAGCCCGAGTCGAGCGATGCGGACGAGCTGCCGACCGTGACCTGGACCGAGGAAGGCCGGATCCAAGGCACGGTTCCCTATATGTCTCCCGAGCAGATCCGTGGCGCGTGGGTCGGCCCCGAGTCGGACATTTTTTCACTCGGAGTCGTTCTGTATGAGATGGCCACCGGACGGCGTCCGTTCCAGGGCGAGACTTCCGCCGACGTGGTCTCGGCTGTGCTTCGGCACGAGCCGCGACCGGTGACCGACCTGCGGCCGGAGCTTCCGTACCACCTCGGACGGATCATCGGACATTGTCTGGTCAAAGACCCGAAGCACAGGTTTCGCTCGACCCAGGACCTTCGCGACGAGCTCGAGGCGCTCCGAGAAGAAGTGGAGTCTGGCCAGATTCGCTCCGGGGCATTGTCGAGCGCGGAGCTTGCTGCAAGCAAGCCCAAGCGCCGCCGACGCTGGCTGGCCGCCGCCCTGGCAGTCGTGGCTCTCCTGGCGGTGGGGAGTTGGTATCTGACCCGCGAAAGCGAAGAACCGAGCTGGCCGGTCAGCTACGAGACCCAAGAGCTCCTCAACCAGGCACATCACCTCGAGCAACGTGGCGACACCCAGGAGAATCTGGCGGCAGCCGAGGAGCGCTACCGCCGGGCTCTGGCTCTTGAACCGGGTCGCCCTGAGATCCAAGCTCGGCTGGCCGCCGTCCTGGCGAGACTCCAGCTCAAATCGGCGGATGCCGAGCGCGCCGACGAGATCCGCCGGCTCACCGATCAGGCCCTGGAGGAGGATTCCGATCAAGGAATGGCCTACGTTGCGCTCGGCCGCCTGTCCCTGCTCGAGGGTGATGCCGTTTCGGCCGACAAGCTGGCGCGGCGCGCCATCGAAGCGACCCCTGAGGACTACTGTGCCTACACTCTTCTCGGCCAATCCCTCGTCCTCCAGGATCGACCCGACGAAGGACTGCGACAACTTCGAGAGGGAGTGATTCGCGCGGGAGCCGACATCCGGGCCCGTTTGGCTCTGGCCCGCGAATTGATGCGTCTCGGACGCTTCCACCTGGCGGCGGCGGAGTATGAGCTCGTGCGCGAGTCCGACCCCGATTCGCAACTGGCTTTGAACAACCTGGCCATCCTCTATGCCAGGAGCGGACGCGATCTGGACGCCATTCCGCTGCTCAAGCGTCTGCTTACGCTGGGCGACGATGACGCGGCGGCCGTCAACCTCGGCATGATCTACCTCCGTCAGGACCGAGCCGGCGAAGCCGTCGAGGCTTTTCTCGACGCCTACCGGATGAATCCGGACAAGCCGCTCATTCCGCACAGTCTGGGCGAGGCGTACGAGAAGCTCGAGGATTTCGAAACAGCCCGCGAGTGGTTCGCGACCGCGATCGACAGCTACGATCGAGACTTGGCTGCCGGCGGACGGCGCTCCTGGCTCGGGCTACGCGCGGTATGCGCTGCGAAGCTCGCTCGATTCGATGAAGCGCTGCAGAACCTCCGAGAAGTGCTCGAGCTCGCGCCGAACGATCCCGATCCACTTTTCAA